In the genome of Megachile rotundata isolate GNS110a chromosome 16, iyMegRotu1, whole genome shotgun sequence, the window ATATTTCTTAAGTTGAATGGATTGTAATAACAAATTACTAACCATTTTCTAAGGTTGACAGAAAATCTTCATTCCAACGTAGTTCAGCCATAAATTCTTCATTCTGAAGAAACATAGCAATTCTTTCATCTTCTAACATAGAATTATCTTGTAAATATGATGAATCCAAGCTATCTTCTGGAACTTGTTGAGAAAGTCTAAGGAATGTATCTGGTAATGGTCCTAACATAGCAGGTTGCCATTTACGTATactttttattgatatatttgaaTCTATTGGTGGCAATTTTGAGGTACTCGGTGACTTTTCACTTTGTTCTAATTCGCttctaattttttcattttcattgtcGGTACTCATAGTTAGTAACTGATCAATTGTCGTATCAACAGCTCCTTGATTAGATCTTAATACAGCCTAAAACATTTGTTTCAACATCAACATATATTGAATTGAATGATATTACATGTCATGCAGAATATATAGTTTAtacaaaatgttttatatatttatattatataacacaaaattttcattcaatAATTTTACCTCGATCACATCATCATCCATTTGTggaaacatatttttaaaatcagcCATTGCTTGATAAAATTCTAAAGTAgtttgctgttgctgttgctgctgttgttgctgttgctgctgctgctgctgctgttgctgctgttgttgttgttgctccATGGCAGAAGCCATTGTgtaactattatagaattattaatGTGTCTCAAACACTGAGTGagctataattataaaatacttaaaatgtTATTGCAAACTTTACAGCTTTATGTTATTTAATCTTACCTTATCGAATCAGTAACTTTCAAGTATTTTAAAAACGTGAATAAGACTGTCATCCATGACCAACGATGTcggtttttaattattgtattaatttcattttagttattttatataaataaattacatcttATATCATGTTtcttttaattgaattatttacgaTACATTCGTgcacattactaaaatttttaatcaaacaaTACCAAACCGTTCCCCACAGAGGAAGACTGTTAACTGTCAAATGCTGTCAAACTTTGTTGAGGCTTTTCTCGTTTTCAGAAAACGAACTCATTATATACCTTAGGGTGTGTTTAGAATAAGCGAGCGTACGCTTATTCTTCTTCACAGGCGTATCAATTCAACGTGTTTTAATTCAATGTGATTCAATTTGACGTATTTCAATTTGACCTAATTCAACTTCATGTATTTCAATTTGATGTAAATTAATTCATTGTAATTGAACTCTACATGATTCAATTTAGTGTAATTGAATTCGGTAAATTGCGTGGCACGCACTCTGGCTTTTATCTTCGTTGAAATTATTAGAGCTAATGATGATACACTGTGAATTAAATGTTTTGTTAATGAAATATTGTTATTtagaatttgtttatttatatagaatagaataactttgtaaataatttattatggaACAGGAgaattaattctattaaaatagttatgaaataatattgattaaatacaaaaataggcATAGATGTGGTTGTACATGtttataatagaataaaatggattattcttttaatatcaactgtttaatgaaatattttctttgttGTACACCAATCAATACAATGAATTTGCTTGTATGTAagttttatatcaaatttttaaataatattgtaaatagctCCATACGATTATATGTTAATTTCAGATTTGTGAACAAAATATTGATTATCTTCTTAATCTTGAAAGACAGCAAGAAATTGTGGAAAATACAGTAaacagtaatttaattaaaaaatatcctaTAAAGCCATCTTATCAAAAAGCATTTTTAAAGTGGCTCATGAATAAGGTATAAAaagttaatttgtaaaattatttgtgtTATTAGTACCGCCTTTTACATTATTAACactactttgaaatttagattgAAGAAAAAGGTGGTGTTATTCATGACAGCATTTATGTTACATATTGCAATTTGATATCTTCATCACCTGATGAATCTAGTCACTATCGTCATTTTATAGTAGATGATGAAAAATTAGATTGCATTACTGTATTTGAAAGTACTAATATTATATCAGAAGGGACTACAGGATTATGTAGTTGGCAGGTATATTTGATACAGTTATTATATGTAATTGTCAATATAATGTGATTTATCATAGTGCTATTACCAATAATTTATAGGGTGCCATTGACTTAGCTAACTGGTGCattgaaaacaaaaatgaaCTTTCTGGAAAAATCATTTTAGAACTTGGTTGTGGAGTTGGATTTACAGGATTATGcactattaaaaaatgttttccaaagcaatatatttttacagattGTCATAAAAAAATCTTTGAAATGCTTTTAGAAAATATTAAGCTTAACTTATTACCTGGTGAAAAAATAATGCAGTCAAAAATTGATAGATTAAAATTGGAAGcaaaatataattgtacaaatattaaaGTAATGGAATTAAAATGGGAAGATATTGACAAATATATTAATGAAGAGTGGGTTATGCCAGATATAATAATGGGAGCTGATATTTTATATGACATAGACTCATTTCATGCATTACTAGTGggattaaaaatgtttttatctCGTAATAATACATATGCTATTATTGCAGCAACAATTCGTAACATGGACACTTTTTCACAATTTCTTCATCAACTAggtattttcttaaatttattaaaaatcatattttttaattaatatgtgataactattattttcttttttctcatACAGAGTTTCATAAACTTTCTTTTGAAGAATGCAGCATATCAAAGAGAACAGTACACATGCAATTCACAAGTTTACCtattaagatattaaaaatttgtcaggaaagatgataataattttctattaatgTAATTGTCATTAGCAAGAATAATCACgtgcaaaaaatgtaaaatttctatttttacaaGCTCTaagataatatattacatatttatgctattcataattttatttcaatttttatatttataaatataacactattgtatatatatttaacaaatatttttttataaaaaattgtatcataTTATTGGTAAGCGTGTTTTGTTATTATCTTTTCTTTGCAAAAGGATGAGCCAGTTAAGAGAcaactttattttattacattttatttattcttgagCGCAcgtagatttttatattctttgatTTTGTGTAAGTTATTGTGCTGTATTATAAAACATGTACCCTCTAAAAAAGTCATATCCCTAACAAGTATAATTTATAGTTACAAAAGCCATTTACAAATGATGCAACATGCAATTGTTAAAGTATTAACTTATTTGCACTTTGAACGTATATATTCGTTTATTTTGGACAGTCTCTGTATTGTATAGCAATTTTTAAGCAAAGCTGGTGATTCTAAGAATAATTTTTGtagtattaaatttgtatatacttGATGGATTTCCTTTAGACTTTTGTGCATGAAATTGTACACATTATTCTAATAATGCAAAGTAATATTAAAGTGCCCAAAAGAGTTTTTTACGAATCATAAGaaataatcatatttttaaatttcttaataatgcATATGTCTTGTTTGCATCAAACATATATGTACAACTTCGACGGctagtaaaatgaaaaataatcagtgaaacaattaatataaaagatatacactatattttcttattttatattagttcataaatattcaatttgaataaagattagattttttaattaaacgtcAATTGCTTTGGTCAAGCCTCGATGGTTTCAGTTGTAGCCTCTGAATTATGTATTCTGGCATGCAATATGTTGGATTAATCTTTTTCAGAGGATAGTCAGTATTTAAGAGGGACAGTGCAGTTAAACCAAAGAGAGTGTGAAAAGGATCAGCAACATCTCCTGGACGATCACTAAACCCTCCTGATTCTGTATCCTGACATGCCAGTACAAATTTTACCTGCAAAAAATTTGTTCAGATGTTTTGGTTGATGCAAATCTACAttcatttgtattttaaatatgtCTGAAAATTGAATGCATAACAAGATTATACAAATATCATTGTTTAAAAATGCATACCAACTGATCTTTATTAACCCAATGAAGTCGTCCAAGAATGGTGAGTGCAGAAAGCACCCACCAAGAATAACATACATCAGGTAATTTTTCTGGTCTGCCATTTAATCCTCCAGATGGTAGCTGTCTTTCACAAAGCCACCAGCTTAATTGATCTGCATCTACTAAATGAAGATTACCtagaaacattaatttattttgtaacatttataaATACTGTATAACAATAAATACTCTATATTGTACAAAATgatagttttataaaaattaccaGTTATTGACAGAAGTCCTATGGAACAGTAAATCATACCAGCATGACTTTCAGCCCCAGGTTTTGATCCAAAACCACCATCAAAATTCATACACTTCATTACAAATTCAACTGCTTTATCCACATTTATTGCATCCAATCGATGCTAAAATAGAAtcacattttattttgttacctATGTTTGTATTTATGCAATATTAACTTACTAGAAGAGATAAAGTTGCCACAGCACAAAAAGAAAATCTCATATCAACTTCTCCCCAAATATCGCCAGTGAAACTTCCATCTGATTGTTGTCTttcttttacatattttacaactttttctACATCAATGATATCCAGAGCATCATAGATACAAAGTATTTGTATTGCACTTAAAGTATATAGAATGTGTGGATCATGTTGTAAGCTTGCAGCTATACCTCCACTTTCTGTTTGACACTGAGCTATAAATTCGAGCACCTCATTTCGATTAGTTTGTTCCAACTTTCCCATAAGATCTAATGCAGTTAGACCCCAGTACATGCCGGACATTCTCATATGTTCTGTCATACaatatatctaaaattttttaattttgctataTTTATCTTTACTTTTCATAATGTTAAAATGTCATGTATTATACTTACATATTCATCCTTATCAGTGCCATAGGAAAGTAGGAAATTTGCATGTTTTTCCAATAGCAAGTCAGGAATCGAAGTTGGAACTTCAATATCATGTTTTGACATTGGCTgataaaaagtaaatttttaaagaataattattaacCTCTGCTaagttttttatatcatattattttttttgctTACcatgttataaaaatgtttaagaaaCAGTAAAACGGTTactaaattttactaaaatacaTTCATTtagacaaaattacaaaactatttGCGTGTACTATCCTTCTGATAGAAAATTTACACAGCATACACCCCATCATATGCCTTAACCTCCAAATCGTATCGCACAAAGTTGTCATTTCTTCTCTCAAAGATTAAAAGGCGCGAGTATTTGAAAGGAGAAGAAAGTATAAGAAGACTGCAAGCCAAAAACAATTTTTCGCGCAATTAAAACTTAAATGTTTGTTCTATcttttctttaatatatttgtttattcCCAAATATTTGTTACTTAGTTTTGGTATTAaaagttttatataaatttggacctttacataaaattaaatatttttgaatataatcAGAAGagacttaaattaaaattggaaGTATAAAACTTTCTTTATAGTTACAATAGttgatatacatttttaataacaataaaaataaattgtttatgtagaaaaatgttatttattaacattttcgatatttttttttctttccacgACTGTTATATTCAGGAACTCGAACGTTTACTGGAACAGAATATAATAACGAATCTAATGCTTTATTaggatttgttatatttattttaaactattgatataaatttgttacagttaaaaattcttagtttttctcacctaaattaatatttaactggATATAGATTTCTCTTCTTCTGTGTCAGAATTCGTGCTTCTGGCATCTTCGTCATTTTGTTCTTCTTGATCATCTTGATTCTCTTGATCCTCTTGATCTTCTTGATCTTCTCGATTCGACATTTCTTCCCAATTTTCATCAGATTCGCTTTCTAAATCCTCATCTTCGACTCCATCATCTTCGTCTGATGTATCTATTTATATACGTTCattttagaaacaaattatATGTGgtgtattaataacaattttgaagACAAACCTGAatcttgataaattaaacaattttcagtAATATCCTTATCATGTTCCTCCATTGTTTGAGCAATTTGGCCAGTAACAAGAGAAACACGTCCCTTAAGTTTTGAAAGCTCTGTTAAAAGAGCTAATTTGGCatctattaaatttaaaattggtcCAAATAATTCCACAAGGTCTGCTTGTGACAAAAAATGACTTGCATGTACCATTAGCAATGCCTCTAACCATCGTACTGCAATTTTGCTCctgtaattaaaaagaaaattgtaataaacgaagtatcatttatattttctaatattgCATTTTAAATGCTTACAAACTATGATTCTTACGTGTAAGTTTTACCCTGAAGTAGGATAGTCAGTTCTTTAAGTAGTGGACCAATTGCCtgaattggtaatttagtaatggtATTCCTAATAATAGACTCATTCTTGGTgagaaaaatattgtttaatatagTTTTGTCTTTACTATTTAAGCCTTGTAACAGAAGCTGTGCTCGATTGCTACCTGTGGTTGTAATTTTTCCAGTAGGGCTACTCTCAGTGCCTAGGCTCAAATTTTCTAGTCTGTCTTTTAATAGTAATTGTGATCCAGAACCACTTTTAGTCCTTTTTGTTGTGGCTTCAACTACATGcattaaatataaatcaattgaaagaaatgaaaatagcattaattaaaaagaaatattaaatgataCATACCAGGTGCAAGGTACTCCACATTGTCTTCTATTACTGTAGACTTTACTTTAGTAATTTCTTCCTTCCTATCTTTACTTCTTTTACTATCTGAGCGTACTAAACATTGTACTTTGTTAGAAAAATCTGGAGTAACCTTTTCAAATATAGGAGTGATATACGTTCCATATGCCAGTAGCAGTTTCTGATCTTCCATCAATTTTGCATCTAAGATGGAAATTTGTTGAATACTGTCTTTTTGACTAATATCAGAAGCAACTGCAATATTTAAACTAGGCTTCAAAGGTTTCGTTCGACCATTTGGCTGGTATTGAAACAAGTGTGCTTGTCCAGACCTAGTTACTACCAATACAATAACTTGTGAATTTTCAGAGATATTTACAGATACACTTATAGCATCATCTTGTAGAGCTAAACTTGCTACAGCAGCTTTATCACTTCTTTGCTGGAAATATTTAAATGGTTGATGAGTATAatcatttattacatttatcattaCTGTGTCACCATATATTAAAGTAGATatatcttttcaaatttcttaatttttgacacttaataaatattaataaacacaTGTGAAAAATATCTTACTTCATCCAAAGCCCAAACACTAAGACAACCATCACCATAAGCTCCACTAATAACATAATTGTGTCCAAGTGGCATCTTAACAGCACAAAGACACGTAACTTGATTAGCATGACCTGTGAATGTCCTGATCAGCTGTTTAGTATTCAAATCCCACCATTTAACAACCCTCTCCCCCGACAATAAACTTTTTCCATCTTCTGTGACTATTAATGATGTGGTTTTTCCTTTCCCTGACTTCCATTTACATTTTACCCCATTTTCTTGAAGATTCCAATGAATAATATGATGGTCATCTGCTGCAGTAAATAAACCAACATTCTCAGACCAAGTTACTGCAGTAACTGTACTAGCATGACCATCTAACTGAGATGAAACTGAAGATGTTGTTGTATCATAAAGTGTGACTTTTCCATTTGTTGAACCCATTGCAACAACACCCTTCTGAATGGGTTCTTCTGTAACTGATTTCCTCCTGCGTTTTTTCCATGGTGAAGgctgaaaaattatgaaaaatatttataagacaattttaacacaaattatatcatttcataatttaacttcttatatacaattaaaatgaaaaaaatttactaatatacaagaaatataacctcaaataaaatttgattaaacttACACACTTTCTAAACAACTATTatcttgaaaagttaaacggaagaacattaaaaataaattgaatcctTAAAGTAAtcttctaaatgttcaaatataaaaattatttctatttgaaatttttacagaattCAAAATCCCGGGAAAtataaccttgaaatttttattacaaaaataataaaaaagtacataattaaagacatgaaaattttctttatattaaaaCTGATGTTCACTTTAATGcaacatattaaatatatttatgctATCATAAAGCGGAAGatttatttaagcataaaataaaAGAGCACATGGCTCACCGATGTATTTGTTGACCGGGAATTAACATAAAGCCACGCCAAAACGCAACACGGAGAAGAAAGATGAAAGTTTGAAACATATTCTTGCTTTAAACGACCAGTTCCTGTGTcccaaacttttaattttccatCATTTCCACAATAAGCAAAATATTTTCCATCAGGAGAAAAAGCGTAATTAGCGATAGTCGCCATTTTTTAACTATCGGTACTTCGAAATGAAGTAAGCTACAAAAATCTTTTCGTCCGCCAGCAGACGACTTCAGTCCATTGACATGTTTTTGAAACTACTaaataatttgatttttataagTAATGTACTACTtatgtataatacaataaaagCTATTGGTGATTATGGATGAAAAGATTCCACTGTGCCGAATATGTGCCGAGATCTGTTGAATATTTTCCAGTTTCTCTAACTGAAGATGCGGCGGTTgtaattattaacctaacttaacttagCCTAATGTGAGTGGATTTTATACAGCCTAATCTTAAACTgacttaattataataattatgtataaacAACTCTGTACTATTATACTGTTTTTGATAGGACAATGggtttaaatatttaaggaGAGCAGGAAGTAAAGAAGATTTGAGAAGATGTATGagtgagtaataatataaatcatattGGGAGATAGAGAAAGtagcatttattataaaattatgatatcATAGAAGTAAATGCGCAAGATATAAATGATAGAGAAAAGTATTTAGAAAGTCATATTCATATCGAATTCGTCCTTGTGATAAATGAGAATGTTTTTGAACATCATATTGGGTGCATTGTATGTGAAGTCATAAAGAGGCTTGTCTAGAGGGAAACCAAATGGTCTATTGTCGAATTTGTAATTGCCAAATATTCTGGAGCTATACTGAGTCTCTGAAGACACTGGGCTGACATATAAGAAGAATTGGAATGGCATTCCTTCCTTTTTACCCTTTGGTAATAACAGTCTGTCTGGGAATCCATAGACTCTTTCATTATAACTGAATGATTCACCTCCATCAATAGACTTCAGAAGTTTCTTATAGAACATTTCACTTGATTCTTGATCAGGCATTAAGAAGAAGCAGTCTTGACTGTTGCGTACAACTTTGTTCAAACCGGCATTCACTGTTGACAATTTATaaagattatattaaatataattacatgaAATAATATAGTTCAATTACAAATAATGTATTAACAAGTAACAGAACAAATACTTACAATCAACCATCCAGTTATCAATTTCATAGAAATATTTGAGACTGTCTGGAACTTCCATTATTTTGTGGTGTGCATCATATTTTGGTCCAAGGAAAAGTCTCAGTGCAGCCTTCATTGGTTTCTCAGAATTAATTGTAATGTGGAAATTAAATGGTTTATGATTCAGACGATACTGTCTAATCTTGATTAATAATGATTCAGCTTCTCTTTGATCTTTCACTAATAAACCATTGCTGATAGATGTGTCAAATTGATCAAAGTATGTAATTAACTTGTCAACAGCAAAAGATTCAATCTTCAGCTCTGGGTAAACAATTTCCTCTCTGGCATATGGTTTTTGATGCATCTTGTATCTGTAAGTacatattaaatactattaaaatGTTGTTCTATATAGAAAGTAAAACTAATATAAAAGTAATTACCTGTAATAGTAACGGTATATTCTCTTGTAAAGTCTATAGAATGCAGGATCCCTCATGGAACTGCTGAATGTTTCCAAGGCACTAGGAAGAATTTGATAGGGACTTGCTGGTTCTAAGTTATAACCAAGGATCTTCCTGGCCAATAGATCAATGCTACCATAGAAGTCACGGTTGTAGGAGTCTGCATTACCCTcaatcaagtttccaagtatgTTCAAACCATCTTCATTTTTGTAAATGTCATACCACTTGCTGTCATTACGTAGTATATAACCAGAATCAATTGCTGCAGTTATTCTTGATTCCATATCCATGATAtcctttaataaataaaattacattagaATCAGCACTAAATGTCAGGTATACCTGTTTTTATTATACACTTACTTggatatatttgtatttatagcTGGGGAAGTTGTTCCATTCTGGTCTCTGGGGATATGGCAATCCATTGTGGTATGTCATAGTTGGATAGTAACCAGCAAAGAATGGCTTCTGCCAATCGAAGTCTTCGATCTTCGGCATATCATTGGAAAGTCTTTCAAGATAATATCTGTTCAATAGCTGTTTGTGTCCATAAAGGTATTCTTCTCCTCGATAACGTAAGAAATCAAATTCATCTGACTTCAGCCAGAATGGGCATTCTTGACGGAAGAAGAAGTAGTATGCATTGAGACCAATGTCCTCAGTAAAGTAGTTCAATTTGTTCTCAAAGTTGTATTCACGGTTAAGATACCAGCCAGAATAGTTGGCAGGGATTATGTATGTTTCATATGGCCCACTCTTTTGTGCGTCTGAAATCAAATAAGGTAAATCCTAAAAACGTCTAGCACGCGATATCGTGATCCATTTAGTTAccaaatttgaatttctaacCCAGTGATCTACATTGATACAAGAGTAATTTCAAATCATGAATAATTTTATCTACCCCTTGTTCACTCTTATCCTCGTTTTCTTgtatacacaaatatttttaacctCATAATTACTTCGATATTGTGCTTCAATAAAGTCTATTTAAAAGTCTCtcggttaaaaataaacattattttaagAAAAGCGATTAATTAAAGAAAGACGTTATCGGTTAAAGCCATTAAGTATAGGAAGTAATAAGTTTACCTAATTTGCCATAAACTTTTGCATAGTGAGCTTTTTCTAGAGCCTCGGAATTGAAGAACGCATAGGGATAAATCTCGTACGGCGGTGGCAGCTGAATGTACATGGTGTCCGGTCTTCTAAACACCGCGTTGTAAAGGGCGAAGAAGAACTGACCCTCGTTGACGTAAATCCTTGCCCACAACGCAGTGTTATAGAAAGTGTCAAAATCGTTCGCGTAATAGAAGAGTCTGAATAGCGCGTCCATCTCCTTCAGCATCTTAGGATAGTAAACCGAAAACAGTTCACCCCGTGGAAGCATTCCATTCTTGTACATGTACAGGAACTCTTTCACGACGTCCTGAAAAGTGATCATGAATATTTTTCGATTAATAAGTTTATCGATTAATAAGTTTCGATCGCTGTTAAATTACCGACCACGTTCTTGTACGAGTTGATGTTGCTCTCGATGTTCCATGCTTGTCCTTCATTGTACAGCTGCACGTTCACCACGTTCGGTTGAGGGATGTGATAAAGCAGGTTGTAGATCTTCTTTTGCTTCACCAGGAAGTCCTTGTCAGCCGTTCTCGAGGTATAATATTCGGCGCTGACTAAACTGCAGGTCAGCAACCCTAACACCCAGATCCGTGTCAGCATCTTTTCCCAAAGTTCAAAACTCTAGCGTCCCAAAGCGTGGATGCTGAGCTCGCGGCCACTTTTATACCCTGTAATCCCCTCCATTTTATTCAATCTTTCGCTGTCAACAAGTATTAGGTATTCGATAATTTGGCGTGGGTCTTTTACcatcattttatttatagaaattgCAGATCTTAGGTAGTctgaatatttgcaattttgattTATTAGATCGGTTTTGATCGAGGcaattttgatttatttcttaATGTGCAATATTTCAGGTTCTgtgctaataatttaaatatcggTATTGAGACATTTGTGATTTTTTTTAGTTTGTGTTTTTGATAAAATGAGGcgtatattttcaaacttgggACCCTGTAtctctcaatttttatattcccaggttcttatatttctagatgtctacaaatctacatttttataatcttaGGTCCCTGTATCCTTGCATCATTAAGTCTTTATATCCCTAGACACAGTTCTAGATAGTTCTGGATGTCCTTAGATATCCtgagatataaaatatttccaattatttctaaatatcaTTCCGAATATTAAAAAGGATGGTTTTTAAAGAATACCCAAAGCTATTACAATTGTAAAAAGTGCGTAAATCGGCTAATAATTGTATTCGTTATCGCTCGTGTAATTAAAGTTCGATCGAAGATATCGGCTTATTGTGTTCAAAAAAATGACTCTGTTTATCACTACTTTCACTTGTTTAaacgtagaaaattaaaaacacgTAAATAAGACGAGATATCAGGCCTGGACTCGTAATCTGTGTGACACTTTGACATCGAGATGAGCGAATTAAGATTTCCGATTTCGCTAATAACGCAATGCgtgcaattaaattaatttatataaatctttCTCGAGGGAAGCGTTACGAACATTTTGTCGAAAATggcgatttttggaattttaaatttttattcgagAGAGTATTTTTATTTCGAAGATTATCAATGAAAACACTGGAAAATTTTAACAGAGTTTCAATACAGAAACTCGAATCTTCAAAGGTAacaggttgaaatgcattttgTATCACACTTGCTGTATCTAGATTAAGTGTTTGTATACGTTGTTTAATCGCATTTCATTACTCTTCGAAAATATTTAAACGTATAAAAACGCGTTATCAGTGATATTTCGTATCGCATGAAACACTTGCTCTCGGGATCATAGTTTTCTTATCCTTCTTAGTTCATATTTTGTCAATAATTCATGAAGATACTATTGTCTGGATAATGATTATCTGTGATTTATGCCGGAAATGAAAGCGCCTTGTCTGAACAGCTGCTGTTTTGCCAGCTAGGAGGTTTACTGATCGTCTCGCATAGACAACCAAATCTTGTTCATTTAATTTCCTATTGTCATTGACTTAGAATGGAATTAAACATATGCATTAAATTACATATCAAATGAACTGCGAAAGACTTTCATAATTCgtaattatcaagtttttaaagtttaagtaaattttaagcttctctgtatttttaaatcttcagctttctaaacttgtgaatttgt includes:
- the LOC100882484 gene encoding WD repeat-containing protein 43 isoform X1 gives rise to the protein MATIANYAFSPDGKYFAYCGNDGKLKVWDTGTGRLKQEYVSNFHLSSPCCVLAWLYVNSRSTNTSPSPWKKRRRKSVTEEPIQKGVVAMGSTNGKVTLYDTTTSSVSSQLDGHASTVTAVTWSENVGLFTAADDHHIIHWNLQENGVKCKWKSGKGKTTSLIVTEDGKSLLSGERVVKWWDLNTKQLIRTFTGHANQVTCLCAVKMPLGHNYVISGAYGDGCLSVWALDEQRSDKAAVASLALQDDAISVSVNISENSQVIVLVVTRSGQAHLFQYQPNGRTKPLKPSLNIAVASDISQKDSIQQISILDAKLMEDQKLLLAYGTYITPIFEKVTPDFSNKVQCLVRSDSKRSKDRKEEITKVKSTVIEDNVEYLAPVEATTKRTKSGSGSQLLLKDRLENLSLGTESSPTGKITTTGSNRAQLLLQGLNSKDKTILNNIFLTKNESIIRNTITKLPIQAIGPLLKELTILLQGKTYTSKIAVRWLEALLMVHASHFLSQADLVELFGPILNLIDAKLALLTELSKLKGRVSLVTGQIAQTMEEHDKDITENCLIYQDSDTSDEDDGVEDEDLESESDENWEEMSNREDQEDQEDQENQDDQEEQNDEDARSTNSDTEEEKSISS
- the LOC100882484 gene encoding WD repeat-containing protein 43 isoform X2 — its product is MGSTNGKVTLYDTTTSSVSSQLDGHASTVTAVTWSENVGLFTAADDHHIIHWNLQENGVKCKWKSGKGKTTSLIVTEDGKSLLSGERVVKWWDLNTKQLIRTFTGHANQVTCLCAVKMPLGHNYVISGAYGDGCLSVWALDEQRSDKAAVASLALQDDAISVSVNISENSQVIVLVVTRSGQAHLFQYQPNGRTKPLKPSLNIAVASDISQKDSIQQISILDAKLMEDQKLLLAYGTYITPIFEKVTPDFSNKVQCLVRSDSKRSKDRKEEITKVKSTVIEDNVEYLAPVEATTKRTKSGSGSQLLLKDRLENLSLGTESSPTGKITTTGSNRAQLLLQGLNSKDKTILNNIFLTKNESIIRNTITKLPIQAIGPLLKELTILLQGKTYTSKIAVRWLEALLMVHASHFLSQADLVELFGPILNLIDAKLALLTELSKLKGRVSLVTGQIAQTMEEHDKDITENCLIYQDSDTSDEDDGVEDEDLESESDENWEEMSNREDQEDQEDQENQDDQEEQNDEDARSTNSDTEEEKSISS
- the Hex70a gene encoding hexamerin 70a yields the protein MLTRIWVLGLLTCSLVSAEYYTSRTADKDFLVKQKKIYNLLYHIPQPNVVNVQLYNEGQAWNIESNINSYKNVDVVKEFLYMYKNGMLPRGELFSVYYPKMLKEMDALFRLFYYANDFDTFYNTALWARIYVNEGQFFFALYNAVFRRPDTMYIQLPPPYEIYPYAFFNSEALEKAHYAKVYGKLDAQKSGPYETYIIPANYSGWYLNREYNFENKLNYFTEDIGLNAYYFFFRQECPFWLKSDEFDFLRYRGEEYLYGHKQLLNRYYLERLSNDMPKIEDFDWQKPFFAGYYPTMTYHNGLPYPQRPEWNNFPSYKYKYIQDIMDMESRITAAIDSGYILRNDSKWYDIYKNEDGLNILGNLIEGNADSYNRDFYGSIDLLARKILGYNLEPASPYQILPSALETFSSSMRDPAFYRLYKRIYRYYYRYKMHQKPYAREEIVYPELKIESFAVDKLITYFDQFDTSISNGLLVKDQREAESLLIKIRQYRLNHKPFNFHITINSEKPMKAALRLFLGPKYDAHHKIMEVPDSLKYFYEIDNWMVDLNAGLNKVVRNSQDCFFLMPDQESSEMFYKKLLKSIDGGESFSYNERVYGFPDRLLLPKGKKEGMPFQFFLYVSPVSSETQYSSRIFGNYKFDNRPFGFPLDKPLYDFTYNAPNMMFKNILIYHKDEFDMNMTF